The genomic window TGGAACGGATCCAGGCCCACGAGGAGGAGATCGCTCGCTACGCCTACGAGCAACTCGAGGGCGAGGAGGACGTCGAGATCTACGGCCCCGAACCGGGTCCCGACCGCGGCGGACTGGTCAGCTTCAACGTCGAGGGCGTCCACGCCCACGACCTCGCCTCGATCATGAACGACCACACCATCGCCGTCCGCGCGGGCGACCACTGTACCCAGCCGCTCCACGACAAGCTGGGCGTGCCGGCCTCGACTCGAGCGTCGTTCTACGTCTACAACACGCGCGAAGAGGTCGACAAGCTGGTCGCAGCGCTCGAGGACGCGCGCGAGCTGTTCGCGTAAACGACTGCTGACTGCGGGACGGTTTCGCGGGTTCTTCGCTCCCGTCCGTTCGAATCCGACGAACTGCGTCGCGGACACGATTCTACGACTCGAACCGGATAGCGGCAGCGGCGGAAACCAGTCCACGTGCAGTGGCGCGCGCTGTGCCGCGGTGAACTGCTGTGAACCGCGGCACGAACCCGTGCGAGGGATGAGCGAGTGAGCCCGCGAACGAGCGAATCGGCTGGGGAGGGCGTGGCAACTCCCTGGTGCCACGATGGGCAGAGCGCTCGAGAAAACCACCGATACGCTAAACGGAATCCGGACTCGCGAAGCTATTACTCGATTCAAACCATTGGCAGGAACATGTCCGGGGCGCCCCTCACGCTTCAACGGGCCGACGAGAGCGCACTCGAGGACATCGAAACCCTGCTCGCCGAGAACGACCTCCCCTCGGCGGACGTCCGAACGTCATCCGCGCGGTTCTACGTCGCCTACGACGGGGACGACCGGATCGGCATCGGGGGCCTCGAGCGCTACGGCACCGACGGACTGCTTCGGTCGGTCGTCGTCGAGCGCTCGGCGCGCGGGAAGGGGTACGGAACGACGCTCTGTGACGCGCTGGAACGGCGAGCTCGAATCGACGGTCTCGAGACGCTGTACCTGCTCACGACGACCGCCGCCGGGTTCTTCGCCGGTCGCGGCTACGAGGAACTCGAGCGAAGCGACGCACCGGCCGCGATTCGAAGGACGTCCGAGTTCAGGGAACTCTGCCCCGCGTCGGCCACGTGTATGCGGAAATCCCTCTGAGATCGGTCTCGATAGGACTGGCAGTCGTCTATGACGGAACGGGCTAGCGCTCCACTGACAGGAACCCGTTCAGCGAGTCGGGTCGTTCTCGTGGCTGACGGGTAACACTTACTTATGAGGCGTGAATAGCTATGAATAATGAATAAGTCTGAATCCTCGACGGACTCTGAAAAAGAGATCGTTTCGGTCTCCAAGCACGGTCAGGCGACGATTCCGAAGCGATTCCGGGAAAAACTCGGCATCGACGCCCCGGGGAAAGCACTGTTCCGCGAGACTGAAGACGGCGAGGTCATCGTCGAACAGGTCCGATCCGCGAGCGAAATGCAGGGCTTCGCTGCACGAAGTGAGGCGTCGACCGACACCCCCGCTACCGAACTTCTTCGAGAGAAACGGGCTCAGGATACGTCCGCTCGAGACGAGCGGTTTTCGTCGGAGCAATGACGACGGTCCCCGATCGCATCGTCTTCGACGCCGAACCGTTGGTCGCACACGCCGCTGACGAACCGGGCGCGTCGGCTGTCGCGGAATTCCTCGACGCAGTCGGTATCGAAGATGCCGACGGCTACAGCAGTCGGGTGAACCTCTCCGAAGTCCGGTATATCCTCGCTCGCAAGTATGACCGCGACGTCGCCGACGAGTATCTCGAGTGGCTGTTCGACCTCGGACTCGAACCGGTCGACGTCGAACCGGTCTGGATCGACGCGTCCGAACACGTTCTCGAGTACAATCCCGCACTCGGCGACTCGTTCGCGTTAGCGACCGCAGCGCACGTCGATGCGACGCTGCTGGTGGGTAGCGACGACGATTACGACGAGATCACCGACGCGCCGATCGAGCGCTTTCGCGACGGATCGGTCTAGAGTCCGAAGGAAGACTGGTAACGTACATCTGAGCGTCCGTCACCTGCGAACGGAGCGCTTATTCGATCGGTACCGAAACACGACGGCCATGCTCGAGGCAGTCCGCACCCGCGCTCGCAGCTACTTCGAGGGCGCCCCGCCGGCTCACGACTGGCACCACGTTCAGCGCGTCGAGACGCTCGCGGAGACGCTGCTCGACCGGTACCCGACCGACGAAATCGACGGCCAGGTCGTCACACTCGCCGTCTATCTCCACGATATCGGCCGGGAGAAGGAGGCCAGCGGCGAGATCGACGACCACGCGACGTGGGGCGCCGAAGAGGCGGGTCGCATCCTCGAGGACGGCGGCGCCGACCCGGCGACCATCGACGCCGTCGCACACTGCGTGCGCGCCCACCGCTATTCGAACGAAATCGAGCCAGAGACCCTCGAGGCCGAGATCGTCAGCGACGCGGACGACCTCGACGCGCTCGGGGCGGTCGGGATCGCTCGCACCTTCGCCCACGGCGGCGCGCTGGGCGAGCCGATCCACGATCCCGCGATACCGGTCGCCGACGACGAGACGACCGCCGGGGCCACGCAGTACAATCACCTCTCTAAGAAGCTCCTCAAGCTGCCCGAGCGCATGTACACCGACGTCGGCCGGGAGCTCGCGACCGATCGCGCCGAGTTCGTTCGCGACTACGTCGCGCAGTTCGACGCGGAACTGACCGGCGAGCGCTGAGTCAGACGGACCGTCCCTCGAGCCGTCAGTTCGGGAACAACAAGAAACTCGCGTAGGGTTTTTGAGGATCGCACCGGTACTAGGCGGTGCCGAGGTGAGAACGATGCAAGAGAGTACGATCGGTCGCCCCCGACGGGATCCGTTCGAGACCCTGGTCGACGTTCTCGCCGAGGCCAGCCGGTACGACCTCCTGCTGGGGATCGTGCCGGTCGTGTTCACGGTTGCACTGGTCGCGGCACACGTTCTGCGCCTGCCGGTAGTGCACGCGATGTTCGTCGCGGCGACTATCGGCGCGCTCGTGATCGTCGATGCCTGCTACCTCAATCCCCCCGTCGACCAGGGATCGCCGTAGCGGTATCGACCATCAACCGTTTCCGCGGTCGATGGGGCGTTCGTCGAGGGCGGACTGCACCGACTCCAGCGACGCGTCCGCCGATCGGTGTCCGTCCGCGATCGCGGTACAGACCACCTCTCGATACCGGAGCGCCGTCGGCCCCGGAACCCTTTTACAACTCTCGCGTCTATTCAGGGATAACAATGGGACTGGGCTCGGATATGTACCGACAGCAGATCCTCGACCACTACAAGAACCCCCGGAACTACGGGGAGCTCGAGGATCCGACGTTCACCCACGTCGGCGAGAACCCGATGTGTGGCGACGAGATTCGCATGGACGTCAAGCTCGACGACGACGAAGAGACGATCGAACACGTCGCGTTCAAGGGCGACGGCTGTGCGATCAGCCAGGCCTCCGCGAGCATGCTCTCGAAGGAGCTTCGAGGGAAGACCCTCGAGGAGCTCCAGGAGATGGACCGCGACGACGTCGTCAACATGCTCGGGGTCGACATCTCGCCGATGCGGATCAAGTGTGCCGTTCTGGCGGAAAAGGTCGCCCAGGACGGCGCGGAGATCTATCAGGGCGAACTCGACGTCGAGAAGACGACGACCGAGGACTGAGACCCACCTTTTTCCGCTCGGACTCGCTCGCTTCGCTTACGGATCGGTTCACTCCCCGATCGCGTACTTGCGGCGCTACGCGCCGCACACCACTCGTCCAGCATTCCCTGCTAAGCCGGAGTCCGCGCCTCGATACCGTGTAACTCGTCCGGGTCGAATACGCAGCCGATGAGCGGCGCGTTCGGCGTCAGGTCACCGCTCGGGGTCGACTTCGGCCAGCGGGTTCGGCACGGTGCCGTGCTCGATCGCGTGGGGCCGCTCGGTGAGGTCGCCGTAGCCGAAGTCGACGATCCGGTTGCGATTCAGCGTCAGCTTCGGGAACGTCGGCTCGAGCAGGTCGAACAGCTCGAACCGGTCCTCGAGCTCGGGGAACCGCTCGTGGTAGTCCTCGATCGCAGCCCGGACCTGCCCCCAGAACCGTTCCTCCGAGTAGTCGTGATGGTGGGCGAGCAGGTCCGCGAGGTACCGGTAGACGCCGACGAACAGCCCGTAGACGACGAACAGGCGCAGTTCTTCCGGCGGCACGGACAGCAGGACCTCCTCGAGGTCGTCGGGCAGATCCCGGAGCTCCTCGAGGGGCGCCTCGGCGACGTTGACGTCGTCGACGAAGTCCTTGACGGCGAGCCGGGACGGCCGATCGTCCTCGAGGACGAGGATCGTGTTCTCCCCGTGGGGCGAGAACGCGGTTCCGTACCGGTAGAGGTAGTGTAGCAGCGGCGGGAGCATCGTGGCGAACAGCTCCTCGAGCCACTCGTCGAGTTCGAGGTCGGAGCGGGCGACCAGCTTCGAGAGCACGGGTTCGCCGTCCTCGACGTGCAGCAGCGACGAGAGGGTCATCGCGCGCTCGCCGTCGTCGATCAGGTCCGTGACGCTCTCGCGCCAGACGGTCCCCAGCAGTTCGTTGTACTGGTAGGCCGGGGCCTCGAGCGCGTCGAACGTCGGGTGATCGAAGTTCACGCCCGCGATTTCGCCGGGCAGGACGACCTCGCACTCGTCGCGCAGGAACGGGTCGGAGTCGCGAACGTCCTTCACGTACTCCGTGACCAGCGGCGCGGCTTCGGTCCGTTCGCCGGGGAGCCCGCGCCAGACGAGCGTGTTGATGATCTGCATCGGGAGCTTCACGTTGTGCTTGGTCGGCTCGTCGGCGTTGACGAACGTCCGGATCGACTGCATGGGCAGATATTCGTCCGGCCCGTCGCCCAGCGGCACGATCTCGTCCGTCGCGAGCTGTTTGCCGAACAGCGGGACGATGGCGTTCTCCCACTGCCAGTCGTGGACCGGCAGAAAGAGGTAGTCGTCGGGGTCGAGCCCGCGGTCCTCGAGTTCCTCGCGGAACCGCCCGTAGCGGCTCCCGAGTTCCGACTCGAGCAGCGACTCGTGATCGAGCCCCTCGACGCTGACGAACTCGGCCGCCTCGCGCGAGACGGCACACCACGAGAGGCGGATCGGCTCGGCGCGCTCGGGCGCGTAGTCGCGGTAGTCGTCGTACCCCCAGCCGACCCGGCCCTTGTT from Haloterrigena sp. KLK7 includes these protein-coding regions:
- the arsN2 gene encoding arsenic resistance N-acetyltransferase ArsN2, with the protein product MSGAPLTLQRADESALEDIETLLAENDLPSADVRTSSARFYVAYDGDDRIGIGGLERYGTDGLLRSVVVERSARGKGYGTTLCDALERRARIDGLETLYLLTTTAAGFFAGRGYEELERSDAPAAIRRTSEFRELCPASATCMRKSL
- a CDS encoding AbrB/MazE/SpoVT family DNA-binding domain-containing protein — its product is MNKSESSTDSEKEIVSVSKHGQATIPKRFREKLGIDAPGKALFRETEDGEVIVEQVRSASEMQGFAARSEASTDTPATELLREKRAQDTSARDERFSSEQ
- a CDS encoding PIN domain-containing protein — its product is MTTVPDRIVFDAEPLVAHAADEPGASAVAEFLDAVGIEDADGYSSRVNLSEVRYILARKYDRDVADEYLEWLFDLGLEPVDVEPVWIDASEHVLEYNPALGDSFALATAAHVDATLLVGSDDDYDEITDAPIERFRDGSV
- a CDS encoding HD domain-containing protein — protein: MLEAVRTRARSYFEGAPPAHDWHHVQRVETLAETLLDRYPTDEIDGQVVTLAVYLHDIGREKEASGEIDDHATWGAEEAGRILEDGGADPATIDAVAHCVRAHRYSNEIEPETLEAEIVSDADDLDALGAVGIARTFAHGGALGEPIHDPAIPVADDETTAGATQYNHLSKKLLKLPERMYTDVGRELATDRAEFVRDYVAQFDAELTGER
- the sufU gene encoding Fe-S cluster assembly sulfur transfer protein SufU, with amino-acid sequence MGLGSDMYRQQILDHYKNPRNYGELEDPTFTHVGENPMCGDEIRMDVKLDDDEETIEHVAFKGDGCAISQASASMLSKELRGKTLEELQEMDRDDVVNMLGVDISPMRIKCAVLAEKVAQDGAEIYQGELDVEKTTTED
- a CDS encoding IucA/IucC family siderophore biosynthesis protein — translated: MQNPRHDTETEYGLDGIDTLDDVLTEDRWTDVGQELLAKILREFTYEDLIEPEAVDDASAGEWTTYEIHLEGTRYRFAAVERFWDSVSVRVDSIERDAGDGFEPADDPLQFVADLEPTIDMDSITASHLVREYTNTLLADAHIDAEDGQTDESVLDMSYAEIEGEMTGHPWLTFNKGRVGWGYDDYRDYAPERAEPIRLSWCAVSREAAEFVSVEGLDHESLLESELGSRYGRFREELEDRGLDPDDYLFLPVHDWQWENAIVPLFGKQLATDEIVPLGDGPDEYLPMQSIRTFVNADEPTKHNVKLPMQIINTLVWRGLPGERTEAAPLVTEYVKDVRDSDPFLRDECEVVLPGEIAGVNFDHPTFDALEAPAYQYNELLGTVWRESVTDLIDDGERAMTLSSLLHVEDGEPVLSKLVARSDLELDEWLEELFATMLPPLLHYLYRYGTAFSPHGENTILVLEDDRPSRLAVKDFVDDVNVAEAPLEELRDLPDDLEEVLLSVPPEELRLFVVYGLFVGVYRYLADLLAHHHDYSEERFWGQVRAAIEDYHERFPELEDRFELFDLLEPTFPKLTLNRNRIVDFGYGDLTERPHAIEHGTVPNPLAEVDPER